In Bacillus thuringiensis, the DNA window TGCACGAGACGTTAATAAACGATATGGTTCATTTGTACCTTTCGTTACAAGATCATCAATTAAGACACCAATATAAGCATCCGCGCGACCTAAAATAACTTCTTTTTTACCTAAAGAACGACATGCCGCATTAATCCCAGCCATAAGCCCTTGTCCTGCCGCCTCTTCGTAACCAGAAGTTCCGTTAATTTGTCCTGCTGTATATAAATTTTTAATTTTTTTCGTTTCAAGTGTTGGCCATAGTTGTGTTGGCACAATTGCATCATATTCAATTGCATAACCTGTACGCATCATTTCAACATTTTCTAAGCCAGGTATTGTTCTAAGCATATCACGTTGCACATCTTCTGGTAAGCTTGTGGATAAGCCTTGCACATACACTTCTTGTGTATTACGTCCTTCTGGCTCTAAGAAAATTTGATGACGTGGTTTATCATTAAACCTTACTACCTTGTCTTCAATTGAAGGACAATATCTAGGTCCTGTTCCCTTAATCATACCAGAATACATAGCTGAGCGATGTAGGTTTTCATCTATTAAACGATGTGTTTCCGTACTTGTATATGTCAACCAACATGGAATTTGATCCATAATAAATTTTGTCGTTTCAAAAGAGAAAGCTCGTGGTTTGTCATCACCTGGTTGAATTTCTGTTTTACTGTAATCAATCGTATTACTATTTACACGCGGAGGTGTACCTGTTTTAAATCTAACAAGATCAAATCCAAGCTCCTCTAAATGTTCGGATAAAGTAATAGATGGTTGTTGATTATTCGGACCGCTCGAATATTTTAAATCTCCCATAATAATCTCACCGCGTAAAAATGTTCCAGTCGTAATTACAACTGTTTTTGCTGTATATTCAGCACCAGCTTGCGTAATTACCCCTTTACATTCGCCATCTTCAACGATTAGACGCTCAACCATTCCTTGGAATAACGTTAAGTTTGGTGTTTCTTCAATTGTTTTTTTTAATTCATGCTGGTAAGAGAACTTATCTGCTTGTGCTCGAAGTGCGCGTACAGCTGGTCCTTTACCTGTATTTAACATACGCATTTGAATATACGTTTTATCAATGTTGCGTCCCATTTCTCCGCCTAATGCATCAATTTCACGAACAACAATCCCTTTTGCTGGTCCACCAACAGAAGGGTTACATGGCATAAACGCTACCATATCTAAATTAATTGTTAACATTAATGTGTTGGAGCCCATTCGTGCTGCCGCAAGACCAGCTTCACATCCTGCATGACCTGCACCGATCACTATGACATCGTATGAACCGGCATTGTATCCCATTGTTTATTCCTCCTAATAATCTCTATCTTTCTAAAACATCACTATATTATTTTCCTAAACAAAATTGAGAGAACAACTGGTCAATTAGGCTTTCATGGACAGTATCACCAGTAATTTCACCAAGTATTTCCCACGTTCTTGTTAAATCAATTTGCACCATATCAATTGGAACACCACTTTCTATCGCCTCGATTGCATCTCCAATTGTTTTTCCTGCTTGTGTTAATAATCCAATATGTCTCGCGTTAGAAACATATGTCACATCTGCAGAATCAATCGTTCCTTCAAAGAATAAATCAGCTATTGCCTTTTCAAGCTCATCTATTCCTTGTTCCTCAATTAACGACGTTGTAATAACACGATTTCCCGCTGCCAATTCTATAACACGTTCCATATCGATTGTTTGCGATAAATCTGTCTTATTTACAATAACAATGAAATCTTTTCCTTGTACCGCACGGAATAGATCTTCATCCTCATGCGTTAAAGCCTCGCTATAATTAACGACAACTAACACTAAATCAGCTTGGCTCATCATTTCTTTTGAACGCTCTACACCAATTCGTTCAACAACATCTTCTGTTTCACGAATACCGGCTGTATCTATAAGCTTAAGTGGTACACCACGCACATTAACGTACTCTTCAATAACATCACGAGTTGTTCCTGCAATATCAGTTACAATTGCCTTTTTCTCCTGAACGAGACTATTTAATAGCGATGATTTCCCAACGTTAGGTCTACCGATAATTGCAGTAGCAATACCTTCACGTAAAATCTTTCCTTGCTTCGATGTTTCTAATATTTTTGCAATTTCCGCACGAACATGTGTCGCTTTCTCAATTAAGATATTATGTGTCATTTCTTCCACATCATCATATTCCGGGTAATCTATGTTTACCTCAACATGAGCCAACGTTTCTAATATCTCCTGACGCAGACGGCCGATTAATTTAGATAATCGTCCTTCCATTTGGTTAATTGCTACGTTCATTGCACGATCTGTTTTTGCACGGATTAGGTCCATAACAGCTTCTGCTTGTGATAAATCAATACGGCCATTTAAAAAAGCACGTTTTGTAAATTCACCAGGCTCCGCTAATCGTACTCCTTGCGCTAAAATAAGCTGCAACACTTTATTTACCGAAACAAGTCCACCGTGGCAGTTAATTTCCACTATATTTTCACGTGTAAAAGTCCTTGGTGCACGCAGAATAGATACCATCACTTCTTCAATAACTTGATTTGTATCTAAATCGACAATATGACCATAATGAATTGTGTGAGAAGGAACCTCTGTTAAATCCTTCCCTTTAAAAATACGATTAACTTTTTCAACCGCATCATCCCCACTTACTCGAACAATGGCAATTGCACCTTCTCCAAGTGCTGTGGAAATCGCGGCAATTGTATCAAATTCCATGTCCTTTCACCTCACTTGCTTATTTATCTCTATTTCAACATGATTATTTTCTTCACTAAATTATTAGAATACCATAACGAACCTATCTACAAAAGAAGAATAACTCATTTTATTATGTCCTCATGTAAAAAACACTAAACTTATTCACAGTGGATAAGTTTAGTGTTTTTCAGTTATCCACACCTGTTTTCCCCTCAAAAAAACCGGCACTCAATTGAGTAACCGGTCACTTGGAAGATATTACAACATGTCGATGTGGTTCTTTTCCTTCAGAAGTTGTAATGATATTTTGATGATTAGATAATGCTTGGTGGATAATCTTTCGTTC includes these proteins:
- the mnmG gene encoding tRNA uridine-5-carboxymethylaminomethyl(34) synthesis enzyme MnmG; the encoded protein is MGYNAGSYDVIVIGAGHAGCEAGLAAARMGSNTLMLTINLDMVAFMPCNPSVGGPAKGIVVREIDALGGEMGRNIDKTYIQMRMLNTGKGPAVRALRAQADKFSYQHELKKTIEETPNLTLFQGMVERLIVEDGECKGVITQAGAEYTAKTVVITTGTFLRGEIIMGDLKYSSGPNNQQPSITLSEHLEELGFDLVRFKTGTPPRVNSNTIDYSKTEIQPGDDKPRAFSFETTKFIMDQIPCWLTYTSTETHRLIDENLHRSAMYSGMIKGTGPRYCPSIEDKVVRFNDKPRHQIFLEPEGRNTQEVYVQGLSTSLPEDVQRDMLRTIPGLENVEMMRTGYAIEYDAIVPTQLWPTLETKKIKNLYTAGQINGTSGYEEAAGQGLMAGINAACRSLGKKEVILGRADAYIGVLIDDLVTKGTNEPYRLLTSRAEYRLLLRHDNADLRLTEVGREIGLIKEERYERFTNKKLKIEQEKERLGSIIIKPRPEVQELIRSIGGSELKDGIRASDLLRRPEMTYEHIHLLVPSEVELSDEITEQVEIQIKYEGYIEKSLQQVERMKKMENKKIPVDIDYDAISSLASEARQKLKDVRPLSMGQASRISGVNPADVSILLVYIEQGKIARVSNQ
- the mnmE gene encoding tRNA uridine-5-carboxymethylaminomethyl(34) synthesis GTPase MnmE, whose protein sequence is MEFDTIAAISTALGEGAIAIVRVSGDDAVEKVNRIFKGKDLTEVPSHTIHYGHIVDLDTNQVIEEVMVSILRAPRTFTRENIVEINCHGGLVSVNKVLQLILAQGVRLAEPGEFTKRAFLNGRIDLSQAEAVMDLIRAKTDRAMNVAINQMEGRLSKLIGRLRQEILETLAHVEVNIDYPEYDDVEEMTHNILIEKATHVRAEIAKILETSKQGKILREGIATAIIGRPNVGKSSLLNSLVQEKKAIVTDIAGTTRDVIEEYVNVRGVPLKLIDTAGIRETEDVVERIGVERSKEMMSQADLVLVVVNYSEALTHEDEDLFRAVQGKDFIVIVNKTDLSQTIDMERVIELAAGNRVITTSLIEEQGIDELEKAIADLFFEGTIDSADVTYVSNARHIGLLTQAGKTIGDAIEAIESGVPIDMVQIDLTRTWEILGEITGDTVHESLIDQLFSQFCLGK